From the Blastopirellula marina genome, one window contains:
- a CDS encoding NIPSNAP family protein produces the protein MMRAMHLSVGLAGLLVGMALVSAADAQQRVYELRTYTTNEGKLENLHARFRDHTMELFEKQGMQNHIYWVPTEGEGADNTLVYIISHENRDAAKKSWQGFLSDPDWKKVAAESEKDGKILAKKPDAVYMEPTDFSPQNFESADEPRLFELRKYTTAEGRLPALLQRFRDGELKLFEKQGMTNVAYFTPVEMPNTLIYVVAHKDAAAMKKAWDGFRNDQEWQQLWEQSTKDGKIVIKVDRQVLRPVDYSPMK, from the coding sequence ATGATGCGCGCGATGCACCTTTCTGTTGGGCTGGCTGGCCTTCTCGTTGGTATGGCTTTGGTTTCTGCGGCCGATGCGCAACAGCGCGTGTACGAGCTACGCACCTATACGACCAACGAAGGAAAGCTAGAGAACCTGCATGCCCGGTTCCGCGATCACACGATGGAACTGTTCGAGAAGCAGGGCATGCAAAACCACATTTATTGGGTTCCCACCGAAGGGGAAGGGGCTGATAACACGCTCGTTTACATCATTTCGCACGAAAACCGCGATGCCGCCAAAAAGAGCTGGCAGGGCTTTCTGAGTGACCCAGACTGGAAGAAGGTCGCCGCCGAATCGGAAAAGGATGGTAAAATCCTGGCGAAGAAGCCGGATGCCGTTTACATGGAACCGACCGACTTCTCGCCGCAAAATTTTGAATCGGCCGACGAGCCAAGGCTGTTCGAGCTACGTAAATACACCACGGCAGAGGGTCGTTTGCCAGCTTTGCTGCAGCGGTTCCGCGATGGTGAGTTGAAGCTGTTCGAAAAACAGGGGATGACCAACGTTGCTTATTTCACCCCGGTCGAAATGCCGAATACATTGATTTATGTCGTTGCCCACAAGGATGCAGCGGCGATGAAGAAGGCCTGGGACGGTTTTCGCAACGATCAAGAGTGGCAACAATTATGGGAGCAATCGACTAAGGACGGAAAGATTGTGATCAAGGTTGATCGCCAGGTCTTACGTCCCGTGGATTACTCGCCTATGAAATAA
- a CDS encoding TIGR01212 family radical SAM protein (This family includes YhcC from E. coli K-12, an uncharacterized radical SAM protein.), with product MSVSVEHGWREAGLRYYAYSWYLRQRFGERIQKVSLDAKFTCPNVDGTVAKGGCTFCDNRSFSPSRREPIRDITDQLANGMTRLKRRYKVDKFIAYFQPATNTYASVDRLRPLYEQSIDHEKVVGLSIGTRPDCVGPDVMDLLEEFAGRTYLTVEYGMQTIHDRSLDWMNRGHHHDATVDAIERSRGRGFEICLHVILGLPHESHEDMMATAAEVARLDIDAVKIHNLYCVKNTKMADQVAYGEVKLMERQDYITTLVDFLERIPANVLVERTIGDAPPDYFVGPSWCLDKSAVLRAIDDELVRRDTWQGKLCESS from the coding sequence GTGTCTGTTTCGGTAGAACACGGGTGGCGCGAGGCGGGGCTTCGTTACTATGCCTACAGTTGGTATCTTCGGCAGCGTTTTGGCGAGCGCATCCAGAAGGTAAGTCTCGACGCGAAGTTCACCTGCCCGAATGTTGACGGCACAGTGGCCAAGGGGGGGTGCACGTTTTGTGACAACCGCAGCTTCAGCCCCAGCCGCCGCGAGCCCATCCGCGATATTACCGATCAGCTGGCCAACGGCATGACTCGGCTCAAGCGGCGGTATAAGGTCGATAAGTTCATCGCCTACTTCCAGCCAGCCACCAACACGTACGCATCGGTAGATCGACTCCGTCCGCTGTACGAACAGTCGATCGATCACGAAAAAGTGGTCGGTCTCAGCATCGGGACGCGGCCTGACTGTGTCGGGCCAGACGTGATGGACCTGCTGGAGGAGTTTGCCGGGCGAACCTATCTGACGGTCGAGTACGGCATGCAAACGATTCACGATCGCTCGCTCGATTGGATGAATCGCGGCCATCATCACGACGCCACCGTCGATGCGATCGAGCGTAGCCGCGGGCGTGGTTTCGAGATCTGTTTGCACGTGATTCTGGGCCTGCCGCACGAATCGCATGAAGACATGATGGCAACCGCCGCGGAGGTTGCCCGGCTCGATATTGATGCCGTAAAGATCCACAATCTGTACTGCGTGAAGAACACGAAGATGGCCGACCAGGTTGCTTACGGCGAAGTGAAGCTGATGGAGCGGCAAGACTACATCACCACGCTGGTTGACTTTCTGGAACGCATTCCGGCCAACGTGTTGGTCGAGCGAACCATCGGTGACGCGCCGCCTGACTATTTTGTGGGACCGAGTTGGTGCCTGGACAAGTCGGCCGTGCTGCGAGCGATCGATGACGAGCTAGTCCGCCGCGATACGTGGCAAGGAAAGCTGTGCGAATCGAGTTAG
- a CDS encoding FHA domain-containing protein: MSQKYGELIPVGGGDPIPLLKKTLLVGRRESNDVVLRFANVSSNHCQLYIKQGYWFVEDQNSRNGTKVNGKRVRDTDKRIDPGSTISIAKHEYELQYDPIELGATGPPPEEVNVAEEILGKSLLERAGIGTSRRRGND; this comes from the coding sequence ATGTCCCAGAAATATGGGGAGCTAATCCCCGTTGGCGGGGGAGATCCGATTCCTCTGCTCAAGAAGACCCTTTTGGTGGGCCGCCGCGAGTCGAACGACGTCGTGTTACGCTTCGCCAATGTCTCCAGCAATCACTGTCAGCTCTATATCAAACAAGGCTATTGGTTCGTCGAAGACCAAAACAGCCGCAACGGCACGAAAGTAAACGGAAAGCGGGTACGCGACACCGACAAGCGAATCGATCCAGGCAGCACGATCTCGATTGCCAAGCACGAGTACGAACTGCAATACGATCCGATCGAACTGGGTGCTACCGGACCACCACCAGAAGAAGTGAACGTTGCCGAAGAGATCCTCGGCAAGTCGCTGCTGGAACGTGCCGGGATCGGCACTTCACGCCGCCGTGGGAATGACTAG
- a CDS encoding Dabb family protein — translation MENLTQIAHNVYFTLKDKSPEAQLKLVKACQKYLSGHPGCVFFAAGVLTEELNRPVNDRAFQVALHVIFDSLESQNAYQVAERHLQFIEENKENWESVRVFDSTVGS, via the coding sequence ATGGAAAATTTGACGCAGATCGCCCACAACGTTTACTTCACGCTGAAAGACAAGTCGCCGGAGGCCCAACTGAAGCTGGTCAAGGCTTGCCAGAAATACCTTTCCGGTCACCCTGGCTGCGTCTTCTTTGCCGCTGGCGTCTTGACCGAAGAACTGAATCGTCCCGTCAACGACCGCGCCTTCCAGGTAGCGCTTCACGTGATTTTCGATTCGCTCGAATCGCAAAACGCCTACCAGGTCGCCGAGCGTCATCTCCAGTTCATTGAAGAAAACAAAGAGAACTGGGAATCGGTCCGCGTGTTCGATTCGACCGTCGGTAGCTAA
- a CDS encoding DNA alkylation repair protein, which yields MADLEVLKARKGAVRRSEIPSNVVAALNRGEIETVNLVEFLVVDHSKLFRHTRSQLALDDAPAKQIAAAIKKLSGEGVMQRLAETGKVFHASLEGNAHRETVYEQLAKHPSDILRNWAAYMDAANAKLTFAQRLKRAKLFATDANMGVREIAWMSVRVPAADGIVSQIEKLHPFAKHKNYLMRRFAIELSRPCGVWTKHISALKQQPEIAEPLLEYCREDETKYVQDSVANWLNDASKTRPDFVENLCDRWLSETNSKHTQRITHRALRTLRKKADA from the coding sequence GTGGCTGATCTCGAAGTCTTAAAAGCCCGCAAAGGTGCCGTTCGACGGAGCGAGATTCCGTCGAACGTCGTGGCGGCGCTCAACCGGGGCGAGATCGAAACGGTCAACCTGGTCGAGTTTCTCGTTGTCGATCACTCCAAGCTGTTTCGCCACACCAGGTCGCAGCTCGCTCTCGATGACGCGCCGGCGAAACAGATCGCTGCCGCGATCAAAAAGTTATCCGGCGAAGGAGTCATGCAGCGACTCGCTGAGACGGGCAAAGTCTTTCACGCCTCGCTTGAAGGTAACGCCCACCGGGAAACCGTCTACGAGCAATTGGCCAAGCACCCCAGCGATATCCTTCGCAACTGGGCTGCCTACATGGATGCCGCCAACGCGAAGTTAACGTTCGCCCAGCGGCTGAAGCGAGCCAAGCTGTTTGCCACCGATGCGAACATGGGCGTGCGAGAAATTGCGTGGATGTCTGTTCGCGTCCCAGCGGCCGATGGCATCGTCTCGCAGATCGAGAAGCTGCATCCATTTGCCAAGCACAAGAACTACCTCATGCGGCGATTCGCCATCGAGCTCTCTCGGCCGTGCGGCGTTTGGACGAAGCATATCTCGGCACTGAAACAGCAGCCGGAGATCGCCGAGCCGCTGCTCGAGTATTGCCGTGAAGATGAAACCAAGTACGTGCAAGACTCGGTCGCGAACTGGCTGAACGATGCCAGCAAGACGCGGCCAGACTTTGTCGAAAACCTTTGCGATCGCTGGCTCTCTGAGACCAACTCGAAGCACACCCAGCGGATCACGCACCGCGCCCTGCGAACGCTGAGAAAGAAAGCAGACGCTTAG
- a CDS encoding FAD binding domain-containing protein, protein MQAFTYHAPRSVNEAVELLASTDGKSVLLAGGTDVLVQLRENLRHADHVIDIKQIPELTQLKTTADGGLSLGSAVTCSQLLHSEPAAPYVALLDAAQIIGGWQIQSRATIGGNLCNSSPAADSVPALLALGAEVEYATPTGTQTCCVSEFCTGPGKNVMNGQGLLVSLKLLPLGPTSGSAYERFIPRYEMDIAVASAGAYIELADDGTIATARIALGAVGPKAILATQPADALIGQTPSDELIEDVARQAATLATPINDMRGTIEFRQQLTYVLVKRTLHTALLRAAGQVVSHHPR, encoded by the coding sequence GTGCAAGCTTTCACGTACCATGCGCCCCGTAGTGTCAACGAAGCAGTTGAGCTTCTCGCTTCCACCGATGGAAAGTCGGTGCTGTTGGCCGGTGGAACCGATGTGCTGGTTCAACTGCGCGAGAACCTGCGACATGCCGATCATGTAATCGATATCAAACAGATCCCGGAACTTACCCAGTTGAAAACGACCGCTGACGGTGGTCTTAGCCTGGGTTCCGCCGTAACCTGCTCGCAGCTGCTGCATAGCGAGCCAGCGGCCCCTTACGTGGCACTGCTGGATGCGGCCCAAATCATTGGTGGCTGGCAGATCCAATCTCGCGCGACCATTGGCGGTAACCTGTGCAACTCTTCCCCGGCTGCCGACAGCGTACCGGCCCTATTGGCCTTAGGGGCCGAAGTCGAGTACGCGACACCCACCGGCACGCAAACCTGCTGCGTCAGCGAGTTCTGCACCGGACCTGGCAAGAATGTCATGAATGGCCAAGGACTACTCGTTTCGCTGAAGCTTCTGCCGCTGGGGCCAACGTCTGGTTCCGCCTACGAACGTTTCATTCCGCGCTACGAAATGGACATCGCCGTTGCCAGTGCCGGCGCTTACATCGAACTTGCCGACGACGGCACGATCGCCACCGCTCGTATCGCGCTGGGTGCCGTTGGCCCCAAAGCGATCTTGGCCACTCAGCCGGCAGATGCCTTGATCGGCCAGACTCCGAGCGACGAGTTAATCGAAGACGTTGCTCGCCAGGCAGCCACCTTGGCAACCCCTATCAATGACATGCGTGGCACGATTGAATTCCGCCAGCAGCTGACCTACGTGCTTGTTAAACGAACCCTTCACACGGCCCTGCTTCGCGCCGCTGGCCAGGTCGTCTCCCATCATCCACGCTGA
- a CDS encoding (2Fe-2S)-binding protein, which produces MPGKAPAKMAISTTINGQNYDFLCEPRQSLLEVLRDSLQLTGAKEGCNNGNCGACTVLLDGEPVNSCIVLAVEVQGRELTTIEGIANRGELHPIQQCFLEGAALQCGICTPGFIVAAKALLDKKPNPSEEEIRFALAGNLCRCTGYDKIVRSVQAASERIQAGSTPKQNPQPNQTNQQQAQQQQ; this is translated from the coding sequence ATGCCAGGTAAAGCCCCTGCGAAAATGGCCATCTCGACCACGATCAATGGCCAGAACTACGATTTCCTCTGCGAGCCGCGGCAGAGCTTGCTGGAAGTGCTGCGAGACTCGCTGCAACTGACCGGTGCCAAGGAAGGCTGCAACAACGGCAACTGCGGCGCGTGTACTGTGCTGCTCGACGGCGAGCCGGTCAACAGCTGCATTGTGCTGGCGGTCGAAGTACAAGGTCGCGAGCTGACCACCATCGAAGGGATCGCCAACCGGGGCGAACTACATCCCATTCAGCAATGCTTCTTGGAAGGAGCGGCGTTGCAATGTGGTATCTGCACGCCGGGTTTCATCGTGGCGGCCAAGGCCTTACTCGATAAGAAGCCCAATCCCAGCGAAGAAGAAATTCGCTTTGCCCTGGCCGGCAACCTTTGCCGCTGTACCGGATACGACAAGATCGTCCGCAGCGTTCAAGCTGCCTCTGAACGCATTCAGGCAGGCAGTACGCCCAAGCAGAACCCGCAGCCAAACCAAACCAATCAACAGCAAGCCCAGCAGCAACAATAG
- a CDS encoding xanthine dehydrogenase family protein molybdopterin-binding subunit, with protein sequence MNGSPISYSDKKYKVLGTRPIRHDGTDKVTGRAIYTNDVHFPDMVHGKILRSPHAHAKILSIDTSAAQALDGVLAVITGEDWPHLKDKIAHLGEGAVNLADLSENCMAIDKALYKGHAIAAVAARNVHIAEEALSLIKVEYETLPSVLWVQDAMQDDAPILHEDLRTDYMGAKGDKPTNIATHLQFEQGDVEAALASADVVIEREFKTATVHQGYIEPHNSIALWNEDGKLKIWTSTQGSFTCRQQVAELLQIPLSRVTVTPCEIGGGFGGKIAVYLEPVAALLSRKCGRPVKMVMQRDEVLEATGPTPGSYMKIKIGATKEGKLVAGDAYLAYDAGAYPGGVIGPGCMCVFSCVELPNARVHGYDVCLNKPKTQAYRAPGATQAAFAFESVMNELADTLCICPLELRLKNAAKEGTRRVDGPIYPRVGLIECLEAAKNSDHWNTPLEGKHRGRGIAAGFWFNIGLKSSVSATVNSDGTVNLLEGSTDIGGTRTSIAMQLAETLGIAAEDVHPKVVDTDSVGYTDVTGGSRTTFATGLAAYEVGLDLRKQLCQRAATLWECDVEDVRFDSGTFVGCDNKKITFRELAEQLPEIGEPVVGRASISKDVSTNGFGVHICDVEVDPETGKVRVLRYTAIQDAGKAIHPSYVEGQLQGGAVQGIGWALNEEYFYRDDATMANASLLDYRMPTCYDLPMIDTIIVEVPNPDHPYGVRGVGETPIVPPPAAVQSAIYHACGARMFKLPMSPPKLWKAISQLS encoded by the coding sequence ATGAACGGATCTCCGATTTCCTATAGCGACAAGAAGTACAAGGTTCTGGGCACGCGACCAATCCGCCATGACGGAACCGACAAGGTCACCGGCCGGGCCATCTATACCAACGACGTCCATTTTCCGGACATGGTACACGGCAAGATCCTGCGTAGCCCTCACGCGCACGCCAAGATCTTGTCGATCGATACCTCTGCCGCCCAGGCCCTCGATGGTGTTCTCGCTGTCATCACGGGCGAAGATTGGCCGCACTTGAAGGACAAGATCGCCCACCTCGGCGAAGGGGCAGTCAACCTGGCCGACCTGAGCGAGAACTGCATGGCCATCGACAAGGCCCTGTACAAAGGGCATGCCATCGCGGCCGTCGCTGCTCGCAATGTTCACATCGCCGAAGAGGCGTTGTCGCTGATCAAGGTCGAGTACGAAACGCTTCCGTCCGTGCTGTGGGTGCAGGATGCGATGCAGGACGACGCGCCGATTCTGCACGAAGACCTGCGCACCGATTACATGGGTGCCAAGGGAGACAAACCAACCAACATCGCCACGCATCTTCAGTTCGAGCAAGGGGACGTCGAAGCCGCGTTGGCATCGGCAGATGTTGTCATCGAGCGCGAGTTCAAAACGGCCACGGTCCACCAAGGCTACATCGAACCTCACAATTCGATCGCTCTCTGGAACGAAGATGGCAAACTCAAGATCTGGACCTCCACACAAGGTTCCTTTACCTGTCGCCAGCAGGTCGCCGAGCTTCTGCAAATCCCTCTTTCCCGCGTCACCGTCACCCCGTGCGAAATTGGTGGCGGATTCGGCGGCAAGATCGCCGTTTACCTGGAACCCGTGGCGGCACTGCTGAGCCGCAAGTGTGGTCGACCGGTGAAGATGGTCATGCAGCGGGACGAGGTTCTGGAAGCCACCGGCCCCACGCCGGGTTCGTACATGAAAATCAAGATCGGTGCGACTAAAGAGGGCAAGCTTGTTGCTGGCGATGCTTACCTGGCCTACGACGCCGGAGCCTACCCTGGCGGCGTGATCGGACCTGGCTGCATGTGCGTCTTCAGCTGCGTCGAGCTGCCCAATGCCCGGGTGCATGGCTACGACGTCTGCTTGAATAAACCCAAGACCCAGGCCTACCGCGCGCCGGGTGCCACGCAGGCCGCGTTCGCGTTCGAGTCGGTCATGAACGAACTGGCCGATACGCTTTGCATCTGCCCTCTTGAGCTGCGTCTGAAGAACGCCGCCAAGGAAGGAACACGCCGAGTCGATGGCCCGATCTATCCGCGAGTCGGCCTGATCGAGTGCCTGGAAGCTGCCAAGAACAGCGACCACTGGAACACACCGCTGGAAGGCAAACACCGCGGCCGTGGCATCGCCGCCGGCTTCTGGTTCAACATCGGCCTGAAGTCGAGTGTCTCGGCCACGGTCAACTCCGACGGCACCGTCAACCTGCTGGAAGGTTCAACCGACATCGGCGGCACGCGCACGTCGATCGCCATGCAGCTAGCCGAAACGCTGGGCATTGCCGCGGAAGACGTTCACCCCAAGGTGGTCGACACCGATAGCGTCGGCTACACCGACGTCACCGGCGGAAGCCGCACCACATTTGCCACCGGGCTGGCTGCCTATGAAGTGGGACTCGATCTACGCAAACAGCTTTGCCAGCGAGCGGCCACGCTCTGGGAATGCGACGTGGAAGACGTTCGCTTCGACAGTGGCACTTTTGTCGGCTGCGATAACAAGAAGATCACCTTCCGCGAACTTGCCGAGCAACTACCCGAGATCGGCGAGCCGGTCGTCGGCAGGGCTTCGATCTCGAAGGATGTCTCGACCAACGGTTTCGGCGTGCATATCTGCGACGTCGAAGTCGATCCCGAGACCGGCAAGGTGCGTGTCCTTCGTTACACGGCCATTCAAGACGCCGGCAAGGCCATTCATCCCAGCTACGTCGAAGGACAGCTTCAAGGGGGAGCCGTACAGGGCATCGGCTGGGCTCTCAATGAAGAATACTTCTATCGCGACGACGCCACGATGGCCAACGCCTCGCTGCTAGACTATCGCATGCCCACGTGCTACGACCTGCCAATGATCGATACGATCATCGTCGAGGTCCCCAACCCCGATCATCCTTACGGTGTGCGCGGTGTAGGGGAAACGCCGATCGTGCCTCCCCCGGCAGCCGTGCAATCGGCCATCTATCACGCGTGCGGGGCACGCATGTTCAAGCTGCCCATGTCTCCGCCGAAACTTTGGAAAGCCATCTCGCAGCTCAGCTAA